The DNA window TGTGGAGAGATGTGATTATATTTGAAAATCTTTGATATTCCCGTTGAAGGTTTTCTTGTCGGATCGGTGGGTTTCGTCCTCTTCAAGGCAATCCATGTCCGAGTCCAGGCAGAACGTCGTCATATGCTCATCCGACTGGGTATTATCCGATGTGGTCACAGAGGGTGTCCTGGGCCGCAGGCGACGTGCCTGGTTACTCCAGGGCTTCTCATCTCCCGTGTGTGGCCACTTCTTGAGACCCTCCTCCTCGTGGTACTTTATGTAGGCGCGAAGTTCGACGATCCGTTCCTTCTCCTTTTGGATCTGCTGGTTGAACTGCGCCTCCATCTTGCAGAAGCCCTTTAGGCGGCTCTCGTTCTTCTCGTGCTCCTGCATCTGGCGATAGAATCCCAGGTTGTCCGATGCCCGCTGGTCGGCCTGAAACTTGCTGATCTTGCGGTAGAGCTGCTGGAATC is part of the Drosophila sechellia strain sech25 chromosome 3R, ASM438219v1, whole genome shotgun sequence genome and encodes:
- the LOC6621235 gene encoding RING finger protein nenya, with translation MFRIHCNKCYRRRNVEPSTIFHMTQCQHVLCASCLSESSTEKKCPLCKRDLRAIPIDRNLPANVAHYFEDPLRFQQLYRKISKFQADQRASDNLGFYRQMQEHEKNESRLKGFCKMEAQFNQQIQKEKERIVELRAYIKYHEEEGLKKWPHTGDEKPWSNQARRLRPRTPSVTTSDNTQSDEHMTTFCLDSDMDCLEEDETHRSDKKTFNGNIKDFQI